The proteins below are encoded in one region of Tachypleus tridentatus isolate NWPU-2018 chromosome 4, ASM421037v1, whole genome shotgun sequence:
- the LOC143249441 gene encoding uncharacterized protein LOC143249441 isoform X3, with protein sequence MTWKKGKTKPTKNSRRVKNSRAKYSMPGEENLEVVQATGTTRKTSKSDDPLSPDYVLSQFQYVSSPQKKKSKVTLETFNRRCVVSQSETYQSLMSMSASAHAEYCVEVADEQEDGPQIPDTAREMSIQTDLSMTVIEALQKSFSN encoded by the exons ATGACGTGGAAAAA GGGAAAGACAAAACCTACTAAGAACAGCAGGAGAGTCAAAAACAGCCGGGCAAAATACTCGATGCCAGGCGAGGAAAACCTCGAAGTTGTTCAAGCCACCGGAACAACACGAAAAACAA gTAAGAGTGATGACCCCCTTTCCCCAGACTACGTTCTTTCACAGTTCCAATATGTGTCTTCTCCACAGAAGAAAAAGTCAAAAGTCACTCTGGAAACATTCAACAGAAGATGTG tgGTGTCCCAGAGTGAAACTTACCAGTCTCTGATGTCCATGTCTGCTTCTGCTCATGCTGAGTACTGTGTGGAAGTTGCTGATGAACAGGAAGATGGACCTCAAATTCCAGACACAGCCAGAGAGAtgtccatacagactgatcttaGTATGACTGTTATTGAAGCTTTACAGAAGAGTTTCAGCAATTGA
- the LOC143249441 gene encoding uncharacterized protein LOC143249441 isoform X2: protein MTWKNLSFLLRGKTKPTKNSRRVKNSRAKYSMPGEENLEVVQATGTTRKTSKSDDPLSPDYVLSQFQYVSSPQKKKSKVTLETFNRRCVVSQSETYQSLMSMSASAHAEYCVEVADEQEDGPQIPDTAREMSIQTDLSMTVIEALQKSFSN from the exons ATGACGTGGAAAAA CTTATCATTTCTGCTTAGGGGAAAGACAAAACCTACTAAGAACAGCAGGAGAGTCAAAAACAGCCGGGCAAAATACTCGATGCCAGGCGAGGAAAACCTCGAAGTTGTTCAAGCCACCGGAACAACACGAAAAACAA gTAAGAGTGATGACCCCCTTTCCCCAGACTACGTTCTTTCACAGTTCCAATATGTGTCTTCTCCACAGAAGAAAAAGTCAAAAGTCACTCTGGAAACATTCAACAGAAGATGTG tgGTGTCCCAGAGTGAAACTTACCAGTCTCTGATGTCCATGTCTGCTTCTGCTCATGCTGAGTACTGTGTGGAAGTTGCTGATGAACAGGAAGATGGACCTCAAATTCCAGACACAGCCAGAGAGAtgtccatacagactgatcttaGTATGACTGTTATTGAAGCTTTACAGAAGAGTTTCAGCAATTGA
- the LOC143249441 gene encoding uncharacterized protein LOC143249441 isoform X4, whose protein sequence is MPGEENLEVVQATGTTRKTSKSDDPLSPDYVLSQFQYVSSPQKKKSKVTLETFNRRCVVSQSETYQSLMSMSASAHAEYCVEVADEQEDGPQIPDTAREMSIQTDLSMTVIEALQKSFSN, encoded by the exons ATGCCAGGCGAGGAAAACCTCGAAGTTGTTCAAGCCACCGGAACAACACGAAAAACAA gTAAGAGTGATGACCCCCTTTCCCCAGACTACGTTCTTTCACAGTTCCAATATGTGTCTTCTCCACAGAAGAAAAAGTCAAAAGTCACTCTGGAAACATTCAACAGAAGATGTG tgGTGTCCCAGAGTGAAACTTACCAGTCTCTGATGTCCATGTCTGCTTCTGCTCATGCTGAGTACTGTGTGGAAGTTGCTGATGAACAGGAAGATGGACCTCAAATTCCAGACACAGCCAGAGAGAtgtccatacagactgatcttaGTATGACTGTTATTGAAGCTTTACAGAAGAGTTTCAGCAATTGA
- the LOC143249441 gene encoding uncharacterized protein LOC143249441 isoform X1 produces the protein MEKHKKLCDWSIQEKGKTKPTKNSRRVKNSRAKYSMPGEENLEVVQATGTTRKTSKSDDPLSPDYVLSQFQYVSSPQKKKSKVTLETFNRRCVVSQSETYQSLMSMSASAHAEYCVEVADEQEDGPQIPDTAREMSIQTDLSMTVIEALQKSFSN, from the exons GGGAAAGACAAAACCTACTAAGAACAGCAGGAGAGTCAAAAACAGCCGGGCAAAATACTCGATGCCAGGCGAGGAAAACCTCGAAGTTGTTCAAGCCACCGGAACAACACGAAAAACAA gTAAGAGTGATGACCCCCTTTCCCCAGACTACGTTCTTTCACAGTTCCAATATGTGTCTTCTCCACAGAAGAAAAAGTCAAAAGTCACTCTGGAAACATTCAACAGAAGATGTG tgGTGTCCCAGAGTGAAACTTACCAGTCTCTGATGTCCATGTCTGCTTCTGCTCATGCTGAGTACTGTGTGGAAGTTGCTGATGAACAGGAAGATGGACCTCAAATTCCAGACACAGCCAGAGAGAtgtccatacagactgatcttaGTATGACTGTTATTGAAGCTTTACAGAAGAGTTTCAGCAATTGA